The region TCACCAGATTTGAATCAAtgatcttaaaatataaatgaactaATAAGTAAGTTTTGACAGGATTATAGAGAGGCTTGTCGAACCTGCAGCGGCGAGAGGTTAGAGTTGACGAACTCGTCAAGCGTCTGGTTGCTCTTCAAGCTCCGGCACACTTTGGCGTCGACGAGGCAGCTCCTGATCCTGGCCCAGTTGCCGCCGTCCTCCACCCTCCGCCGGAGCCACGTCGAATAGTCGCCGAGGCGGTACTCCTTGAACCCTGTCCCGGACACGGCcctcccggcgccggcgttggTGACGACGAGCGCGAACACGCCGaagcagacggcggcgaggatgagcAGGCCGGTGAGCAGCAGGTACGCCCACAGAAGCGCCGACGCGCGGAAGcacgcgccggcgagcccggCCAGGGAGACGGCGATGATGGCGCCGCCGAGGACGAGCGCCGGGGCGCGGAGGAACCGCTCGCACTCGgtgacgccgccgcggtggtgcGGGGCGCCGTAGTAGATGCccgcggcgaggacggcggcgcccaGGAGGAGCGTGACGACGTTGAAGGCCGCGAAGACGGCGTTGCTGCAGCGCGGCGCCAtcggtggcgtggcgtggtgcgcgcgggagcgggagatggTGGGGAGAGACgagagggtggtggtggtggagtaGTTATAGCGGGAAGAGTTGAGTACGTTGTGGAGGTGAGAGGTTGAATTTGTCAAACTCGCGCGCTTTCACACGTGTGGACTCATGGGCCTTTTATTTCTTGTGTTGAGAAATCAGTGCACCC is a window of Oryza brachyantha chromosome 8, ObraRS2, whole genome shotgun sequence DNA encoding:
- the LOC102720452 gene encoding tetraspanin-8-like, coding for MAPRCSNAVFAAFNVVTLLLGAAVLAAGIYYGAPHHRGGVTECERFLRAPALVLGGAIIAVSLAGLAGACFRASALLWAYLLLTGLLILAAVCFGVFALVVTNAGAGRAVSGTGFKEYRLGDYSTWLRRRVEDGGNWARIRSCLVDAKVCRSLKSNQTLDEFVNSNLSPLQSGCCKPPTECKFTYQNETYWVKPPAAGSSNYSDPDCNAWSNDQSELCYGCQSCKAGVLGNLRSSWKKIAFVNAAFVALLLVVYSLGCCALRNNRRHKYSLVGK